One segment of Macrotis lagotis isolate mMagLag1 chromosome 1, bilby.v1.9.chrom.fasta, whole genome shotgun sequence DNA contains the following:
- the THOC3 gene encoding THO complex subunit 3 produces MASASALAGSSGLGLGAVGGAGSWGSSSGGPSRYVAGMQELFRSHSKTREFPAHSAKVHSVAWSCDGRRLASGSFDKTASVFLLEKDRLAKENNYRGHGDSVDQLCWHPSNPDLFVTASGDKTIRIWDVRTTKCIATVNTKGENINICWSPDGQTIAVGNKDDVVTFIDAKTHRSKAEEQFKFEVNEISWNNDNNMFFLTNGNGCINILSYPELKPVQSINAHPSNCICIKFDPTGKYFATGSADALVSLWDVDELVCVRCFSRLDWPVRTLSFSHDGKMLASASEDHFIDIAEVETGDKLWEVQCESPTFTVAWHPKRPLLAFACDDKDGKYDSSREAGTVKLFGLPNDS; encoded by the exons ATGGCGAGCGCCTCCGCCCTCGCGGGGAGCTCCGGGCTGGGCCTGGGCGCCGTCGGCGGGGCCGGGTCCTGGGGAAGCTCGAGCGGGGGCCCGTCCCGCTACGTGGCCGGGATGCAGGAGCTGTTTCGGAGCCACAGCAAGACCCGCGAGTTCCCGGCGCACAGCGCCAAGGTGCACTCGGTGGCCTGGAGCTGTGACGGGCGTCGCCTGGCCTCGGGCTCCTTCGACAAGACGGCCAGCGTCTTCCTGCTGGAGAAGGACCGCCTG GCAAAAGAAAATAACTACCGAGGACATGGGGACAGCGTGGATCAGCTTTGTTGGCATCCCAGTAATCCAGACCTCTTTGTCACTGCATCTGGGGACAAAACTATTCGCATATGGGATGTTAGAACTACAAAATGCATTGCTACTGTGAATACTAAAG ggGAGAATATTAACATTTGCTGGAGTCCTGATGGGCAGACCATTGCTGTGGGCAACAAAGATGATGTGGTAACTTTCATTGATGCTAAAACCCATCGTTCAAAAGCAGAGGAACAATTTAAATTCGAAGTAAATGAAATCTCCtggaataatgataacaatatgTTCTTCCTGACAAATGGCAATGGTTGTATCAACATTCTCAG ttacCCTGAGCTGAAACCTGTGCAATCAATCAATGCTCATCCTTCCAACTGCATCTGTATCAAATTTGACCCCACGGGAAAGTACTTTGCCACAGGAAGTGCTGATGCACTGGTTAGCCTTTGGGATGTTGATGAGTTAGTGTGTGTGAGATGTTTTTCCAG ATTGGATTGGCCAGTTAGAACCCTCAGCTTTAGCCATGATGGGAAGATGCTTGCATCAGCATCTGAAGATCACTTTATTGACATTGCTGAAGTAGAGACAG GTGATAAGCTCTGGGAGGTACAGTGCGAGTCCCCAACATTCACGGTGGCCTGGCATCCCAAGAGACCTCTGCTGGCATTTGCTTGTGATGACAAAGATGGCAAATATGACAGCAGCCGAGAAGCAGGGACTGTGAAGTTATTTGGACTTCCTAACGACTCTTAA